The Novosphingobium sp. SL115 genome includes a region encoding these proteins:
- a CDS encoding DUF1254 domain-containing protein translates to MNEAAIEEAAYRGYVWGMPLVEAALIRKRFTQGQSAKDTDTPINAFKHRRMLSGPEMRAGVGPNNYTIYSSAWLDLADGPLIVTAPDFGNRYYAFSINLADSSSDQSLGQRTHGGQLPPLFVHGPGWRGPIPRGMVDVPVSTRYVGVAGRILVRSPAEYPEVHALQDRLAVVRWADWRKGKRIAASATPQRELAQGSVGTPPDLAFFHQLGAILQDWIVRPQDKAAIAALEPLGISRKSGFQPNGLSAGQLSALARGYARAKEDVRLASLRLGVERNGWTTNDLGPRFGSDNMLRAAVAKDQIFVAVPEEAIYPIARVDAAGCKLDGSHRYRIRFAAGELPPVDAFWSITAYDDTGFMIANNANRYSVGDRTGGLVMDRDGSVTIELAATPPPPERASANWLPVAADAPFYLMMRLYRPQPSVLDRTWVPPAIERID, encoded by the coding sequence GTGAACGAGGCCGCAATCGAGGAGGCCGCCTATCGCGGCTATGTCTGGGGGATGCCGCTGGTCGAAGCGGCGCTGATCCGCAAACGCTTTACACAGGGGCAATCGGCCAAGGATACCGACACGCCGATCAATGCGTTCAAGCACCGGCGGATGCTGTCCGGCCCCGAAATGCGTGCAGGCGTGGGGCCGAACAACTATACGATCTATTCATCGGCGTGGCTCGATCTTGCGGATGGTCCGCTGATCGTGACCGCGCCTGATTTCGGTAACCGGTACTACGCGTTCTCAATCAACCTTGCAGATTCCTCGTCCGATCAGTCGCTTGGCCAGCGGACGCATGGCGGGCAATTGCCGCCGCTGTTCGTGCATGGGCCAGGCTGGCGCGGCCCCATTCCGCGCGGCATGGTCGATGTGCCGGTTTCGACGCGTTATGTCGGCGTGGCGGGACGCATCCTTGTGCGTTCGCCTGCAGAATATCCCGAAGTCCACGCACTTCAGGATCGGCTCGCCGTGGTTCGCTGGGCCGATTGGCGCAAAGGAAAGCGCATTGCTGCTTCTGCAACACCCCAGCGGGAACTGGCACAAGGCTCAGTCGGCACGCCGCCGGACCTTGCGTTTTTCCATCAACTTGGCGCCATCCTGCAGGATTGGATCGTCCGCCCGCAGGACAAGGCAGCGATTGCAGCGCTGGAGCCCCTTGGCATTTCGCGTAAATCTGGTTTCCAGCCAAACGGTCTCTCTGCTGGCCAACTTTCGGCGCTTGCTCGAGGCTATGCGCGGGCAAAGGAGGACGTGCGCCTCGCCTCGCTGCGCCTGGGCGTTGAACGCAATGGTTGGACCACCAACGATCTTGGCCCGCGTTTCGGCTCGGACAATATGCTGCGCGCCGCCGTGGCCAAAGACCAGATCTTCGTCGCCGTGCCGGAAGAGGCAATCTACCCGATTGCGCGGGTCGATGCTGCCGGGTGCAAACTCGACGGGAGCCATCGCTACCGCATCCGTTTTGCCGCCGGGGAATTGCCGCCCGTCGATGCCTTCTGGTCCATCACCGCGTATGACGATACCGGCTTCATGATCGCCAACAACGCAAACCGCTACTCTGTGGGTGACAGGACGGGCGGCCTTGTTATGGATCGGGACGGCAGTGTCACCATCGAACTTGCCGCAACACCACCGCCGCCGGAACGTGCATCGGCCAACTGGCTGCCCGTGGCCGCTGATGCCCCGTTCTACTTGATGATGCGCCTCTATCGCCCGCAGCCGTCGGTACTCGACCGTACGTGGGTGCCGCCCGCCATCGAACGCATCGATTAA
- a CDS encoding glucose 1-dehydrogenase, whose translation MRFKDKVVIVTGAGSGLGLSTVQRLAGEGAILVLVDLREDWLEAARATLPDGTRTTLIKADVADVAQVQAYVDATVAEHGRIDGFFNNAGIEGRQNLTENFGAEEFHRVIAINLDGVFFGMSAVLKVMREQSCGAIVNTASVGGIRGVGNQTGYAAAKHGVVGLTRNSAVEYGQFGIQINAIAPGAIMTAMVEGSLRQIGGNDWEDVGRQFVSVNPMKRFGRPEEVAALVAFLLSGEALFINGATIPIDGGQSYKY comes from the coding sequence ATGCGTTTCAAGGACAAGGTCGTGATCGTCACCGGGGCAGGGTCCGGGCTTGGCCTTTCGACCGTGCAAAGGCTGGCTGGAGAGGGCGCGATACTGGTCCTTGTTGACCTGCGCGAGGACTGGCTGGAGGCCGCGCGCGCTACGCTGCCCGATGGCACGCGCACCACGCTGATCAAGGCAGACGTGGCCGATGTGGCGCAAGTGCAGGCCTACGTTGATGCGACGGTTGCGGAACATGGCCGGATCGACGGCTTTTTTAACAACGCCGGGATCGAAGGCCGCCAGAACCTGACCGAGAACTTTGGTGCCGAAGAATTCCACCGCGTGATTGCGATCAATCTCGACGGGGTGTTCTTTGGCATGTCGGCAGTGCTCAAGGTCATGCGCGAACAGAGTTGTGGTGCCATCGTCAACACCGCATCGGTCGGCGGCATACGCGGGGTGGGCAACCAGACCGGATATGCTGCGGCCAAGCACGGCGTGGTCGGCCTGACGCGCAACTCGGCGGTGGAATATGGACAGTTCGGAATCCAGATCAACGCCATCGCACCGGGCGCAATCATGACCGCAATGGTCGAAGGCTCGCTGCGCCAGATCGGCGGGAATGATTGGGAAGACGTGGGCCGCCAGTTCGTGTCGGTCAATCCGATGAAGCGGTTCGGCCGGCCCGAAGAAGTTGCCGCGCTGGTCGCTTTCCTGCTCTCGGGCGAAGCACTGTTCATCAACGGCGCAACAATTCCCATCGACGGTGGCCAGTCCTACAAATACTGA
- a CDS encoding type II toxin-antitoxin system RelE/ParE family toxin — protein MPRFRLTRAAVDDLTTIFLEGIEQFGLPQADTYHQGLSAIFAFLADYPHAARLREAISPPVRGHPYKAHLVIYDVGNEGEVIILRVRHGREDWISSNYDG, from the coding sequence GTGCCTCGCTTCCGTTTAACACGCGCCGCAGTCGATGATCTGACAACCATCTTTCTTGAGGGAATCGAGCAGTTCGGTCTGCCTCAAGCCGACACCTATCATCAAGGGCTGAGCGCGATTTTCGCGTTTCTCGCAGACTATCCCCATGCCGCGCGTCTGCGCGAGGCGATTTCGCCGCCTGTTCGCGGGCATCCCTACAAGGCCCATCTGGTGATTTATGATGTGGGAAATGAGGGCGAGGTCATCATTCTGCGCGTACGGCATGGTCGGGAAGATTGGATATCCTCGAATTATGATGGCTAG
- a CDS encoding type II toxin-antitoxin system ParD family antitoxin — MATMNISLPDPMKQWVEAQADTGRYSNASDYVRDLIRRDQERADKIAAMQRLADEARASGLSDETMADIRARAISQAGLQA, encoded by the coding sequence ATGGCTACGATGAACATCTCACTGCCCGACCCGATGAAGCAATGGGTGGAAGCGCAAGCTGACACTGGCCGGTATAGCAATGCCAGTGACTATGTGCGCGATCTTATCCGTCGTGATCAGGAACGCGCCGACAAGATTGCCGCCATGCAGCGCCTGGCCGATGAAGCTAGAGCGAGCGGCTTGAGTGATGAGACGATGGCGGACATCCGGGCGCGGGCGATCAGCCAGGCTGGCTTGCAAGCCTGA
- a CDS encoding tyrosine-type recombinase/integrase, which yields MIMEIFETVNAPPKRPVWNAGRTVGAKWALKPKQIWEIRFYLNQHRRLRDRALFDLAIDSKLRGCDLVRMKIGDVVSGRQIRTRAIVMQQKTGRPVQFELLPDARASLLAWLERRGGTVDDFVFPSRVDRNAHLSTRQYARLVDEWVTGVGQMRSEYGTHSLRRTKASIIYRATGNLRAVQILLGHSKIENTVRYLGIDVEDALALAENTEI from the coding sequence ATGATCATGGAAATATTTGAAACCGTGAATGCGCCCCCCAAGCGCCCAGTCTGGAATGCCGGGCGCACTGTCGGCGCCAAGTGGGCCCTGAAGCCCAAACAAATATGGGAGATCCGATTTTATCTCAATCAGCACCGCCGCCTGCGGGACAGGGCGCTGTTCGACCTTGCGATCGACAGCAAACTACGCGGTTGCGACCTTGTTCGCATGAAAATTGGCGATGTCGTCAGCGGCAGGCAGATCCGCACGCGGGCCATCGTGATGCAACAGAAAACGGGTCGCCCTGTTCAATTCGAACTTCTCCCTGATGCCCGGGCCAGCCTGCTGGCGTGGCTCGAGCGGCGGGGCGGCACAGTCGATGATTTTGTCTTCCCAAGCCGGGTTGATCGCAATGCTCACCTCAGCACACGGCAATATGCCCGCCTTGTCGACGAATGGGTGACGGGGGTGGGCCAGATGCGAAGCGAATATGGCACGCATTCGCTCCGCCGAACCAAGGCCTCGATCATCTACCGGGCGACTGGCAACCTGCGCGCCGTTCAGATCCTGCTCGGCCACAGCAAGATTGAGAATACGGTCCGCTATCTGGGGATCGATGTGGAAGACGCGCTCGCGCTCGCTGAAAACACCGAAATCTGA
- a CDS encoding pirin family protein, which yields MNAPTTISTHRRIRYKTMGHGHGPIIRLMSPGDLGRILKPFVFLDLFLPEAARIGDMPLHPHSGIATVTVLTEGDLRFDDPVSGSGTIGYGGVEWMRAGGGVWHGKEMSQGTSPRIKGFQLWLALPPELENAAVDSQYIEAADMPVAGPATVILGEWAGAVSPVRAPAGINYLLVALAPHESWTYTPPTEHSVAWLAISHGGLTGDLVAQSGELAILEGTGAIPLQASATGARFVVASAIEHGHDLVMGTYSVHTNKEALQQGEKRIVELAQRLTEQGASGPTPVFRG from the coding sequence ATGAACGCGCCCACGACGATCTCGACCCACCGCCGCATCCGCTACAAGACCATGGGCCACGGCCATGGCCCGATCATTCGCCTGATGAGCCCGGGCGACCTGGGACGGATTCTGAAGCCGTTCGTCTTCCTCGACCTGTTCTTGCCAGAAGCCGCACGGATCGGGGACATGCCGCTCCACCCCCATTCGGGCATCGCCACGGTGACAGTGCTGACCGAAGGCGATCTGCGGTTCGACGATCCGGTCAGCGGTTCGGGAACGATCGGCTATGGCGGGGTGGAATGGATGCGCGCTGGCGGCGGCGTTTGGCACGGCAAGGAGATGTCGCAAGGCACATCGCCCCGGATCAAAGGCTTCCAGCTATGGCTCGCGCTCCCGCCCGAACTCGAAAATGCTGCTGTCGACAGCCAGTATATCGAGGCGGCCGATATGCCGGTCGCTGGCCCCGCCACCGTCATCCTCGGCGAATGGGCCGGCGCGGTCAGCCCGGTGCGGGCGCCTGCCGGGATCAACTATCTGCTGGTGGCGCTCGCCCCGCACGAAAGCTGGACTTACACGCCCCCGACCGAGCATAGCGTTGCCTGGTTGGCGATCAGTCATGGCGGCCTGACCGGCGACCTCGTCGCGCAATCCGGTGAACTGGCGATCCTTGAGGGAACGGGCGCGATTCCGCTCCAAGCATCGGCAACTGGCGCCCGTTTCGTCGTGGCATCCGCCATCGAGCATGGGCATGATCTCGTTATGGGAACCTACTCGGTGCATACCAACAAGGAAGCATTGCAGCAGGGCGAGAAGCGGATCGTTGAGCTTGCTCAGCGGCTGACAGAGCAAGGCGCGTCAGGCCCGACGCCAGTGTTTCGCGGCTGA
- a CDS encoding LysR family transcriptional regulator produces MTIDAVSLGQLRAFIAVVDEGSFSSAARALRRTQSAISESIANLEAQLAVVLFDRTNRYPRLTPEGAVLIADARKVVTALDELRARAKGISGGLEPELVAVVDVFVPIEVVADVAEQFGPAFPSIPLRLYVEALGSAVQPVLEGRAGFGIVGSLPVLPPGLTAERVADVKLVMVAAASHPLSQYRGAIPAEELARHTQLVLTDRSHLSDGQQFGVMATVTWRLADLAAKHAFLRRGLGWGGMPYHMVKQDLENGRLRELSIQNVPPGGATLTMSAVYRTAEPPGPAGRWMIERLKHCALNAE; encoded by the coding sequence TTGACCATCGACGCGGTATCTCTCGGGCAATTGCGGGCCTTCATCGCCGTGGTTGATGAAGGCAGCTTTTCTTCGGCCGCCCGGGCGCTGCGGCGCACGCAGTCGGCTATCAGCGAATCCATCGCCAATCTCGAGGCCCAGTTGGCGGTGGTGCTGTTCGACCGGACCAATCGCTATCCCCGGCTCACTCCCGAAGGCGCGGTCCTGATTGCCGATGCCCGCAAGGTCGTAACGGCGCTCGATGAATTGCGCGCGCGGGCCAAGGGCATTTCGGGCGGGCTCGAACCGGAACTGGTGGCCGTCGTCGATGTGTTCGTGCCGATCGAGGTGGTCGCCGATGTGGCCGAGCAGTTCGGGCCCGCGTTTCCCTCGATCCCGCTGCGCCTCTATGTCGAAGCGCTCGGCTCGGCCGTTCAGCCCGTTCTGGAAGGCCGGGCAGGGTTCGGCATTGTCGGGTCACTACCCGTGCTGCCGCCGGGACTGACGGCAGAGCGTGTGGCGGACGTAAAGCTGGTGATGGTGGCGGCGGCCAGCCACCCGCTCAGTCAATATCGGGGCGCCATCCCGGCTGAAGAGCTGGCGCGGCACACGCAGTTGGTCCTGACCGATCGCTCGCATCTGTCGGATGGCCAGCAGTTCGGGGTGATGGCAACCGTGACTTGGCGGCTTGCCGATTTGGCGGCCAAGCATGCCTTCCTGCGGCGGGGACTGGGCTGGGGCGGCATGCCCTATCACATGGTAAAGCAGGATCTCGAGAACGGACGATTGCGGGAACTGTCCATCCAGAATGTTCCACCCGGCGGAGCAACGCTGACGATGTCAGCGGTCTACAGGACGGCCGAACCGCCGGGACCGGCAGGTCGCTGGATGATCGAGCGCCTCAAGCACTGCGCGCTGAACGCGGAGTGA
- a CDS encoding Rrf2 family transcriptional regulator, whose protein sequence is MPTSSRFVVAVHALAAMAVSDGTPMRSADLAASANTSAVVIRGLLSRLHQAGLTTSQLGAGGGALLAKPATSIRLLDVYNAVEDTRLFTLHRLQPMRGCSVGGNIQDALQPILDRASAAMEAELAHVTIAYVAAEVARLGNFAIPLRWA, encoded by the coding sequence GTGCCCACCAGTTCGCGTTTTGTGGTTGCCGTTCACGCCCTTGCTGCGATGGCTGTCAGCGACGGCACACCGATGCGATCGGCTGATCTGGCCGCTTCGGCCAACACCAGTGCTGTCGTTATTCGCGGCTTGCTGTCACGCCTACATCAAGCCGGATTGACGACCTCACAACTGGGCGCGGGCGGCGGCGCCTTGTTGGCGAAGCCTGCCACCAGCATCCGCCTGCTCGACGTCTACAATGCGGTCGAAGACACCCGCTTGTTCACGCTGCATCGCCTCCAGCCAATGCGCGGGTGCTCGGTTGGTGGCAACATTCAGGACGCCCTGCAGCCCATCCTCGACCGCGCCAGCGCGGCAATGGAGGCAGAGCTTGCCCACGTCACCATTGCATACGTAGCCGCAGAAGTCGCCCGCCTGGGGAACTTTGCGATCCCGCTGCGATGGGCATGA
- a CDS encoding NADPH-dependent F420 reductase, with the protein MTIGIVGSGALGSNLARALAKVGLTAIIANKRGPASLAALVEELGETISAGTVAEAASADLVVLAMPWASLKDVLGGLPAWENRIVIDGTNPVLFLEPGSPDASDPTNPLAAYGIKAVDLGDTHSSAVVSQLVAGARVVKAFNHLDVNVLPEPQAAGGQRVLFYSGDDADAKAQVRAIIEAIGFVAIDLGTLDVGGPLASLPFGALAMHNFVRI; encoded by the coding sequence ATGACTATCGGAATCGTCGGATCGGGCGCACTCGGCTCGAACCTCGCCCGCGCGCTTGCCAAGGTCGGCTTGACCGCCATCATCGCCAACAAGCGCGGCCCGGCCTCGCTCGCGGCGCTGGTCGAGGAACTGGGCGAGACGATATCCGCAGGCACTGTGGCCGAGGCGGCGAGCGCCGATCTGGTCGTGCTGGCAATGCCGTGGGCCTCACTCAAGGATGTGCTGGGCGGGCTTCCCGCCTGGGAGAATCGCATCGTGATCGACGGCACGAACCCTGTTCTGTTCCTCGAACCGGGCTCGCCGGATGCCAGTGATCCGACCAACCCTCTGGCGGCCTATGGCATCAAGGCAGTCGACCTTGGTGATACCCATTCCAGCGCGGTGGTTTCGCAACTTGTCGCCGGCGCGCGGGTGGTGAAGGCCTTTAACCATCTCGACGTCAACGTCCTGCCTGAACCCCAGGCGGCGGGCGGCCAGCGCGTTCTGTTCTATTCGGGCGACGATGCCGACGCCAAGGCGCAGGTGCGCGCAATCATTGAAGCCATCGGTTTTGTAGCGATCGACCTTGGCACGCTCGATGTCGGCGGTCCGCTGGCATCGCTCCCTTTCGGTGCGCTGGCAATGCACAACTTCGTTCGCATCTGA